In one window of Bemisia tabaci chromosome 6, PGI_BMITA_v3 DNA:
- the Nup50 gene encoding uncharacterized protein Nup50, giving the protein MAKRKGMKPLNLDCSDDSEPEEPGSPVRASEAELKNRVVKVARRRLTKQPPAGGVFGSLSAAACLKSQPQINLESTFAFLKKGGTGTSAPVSGIGAFNALNGNSSSNAEKSIQSSKSSTPLPKTDSSFKMARTDIVEPSLKRDNNQPPVKSNQSVSANGDEKVSSSVDVKDLCAKDSTNPILEQVKILNIECLQWAQQHIDEDPMSDLRPVFKDYNQYFESILQEYHKAEASKPKESNASSETLAKLQNHIKTKNQAENNKDSDKTEGSSSSNNFYSPDSNAEMKSKISQSLNRLSYFSSLLDKNNSSSETNSDSIPTPQVSSPSIQKAPDATPKISNPISSPKSESNKKVEFSFGRPSSDSPKPPTFPISSPKSDSTPKVDFSFGRPSSDSPKLSNFADSADKSATSETAGGSFLKMPAVANNCFSNPQPQSFTNSNLFAKDSADSKSKFGSIFGNTAPTPSIFGSTPSPFGSSKHNCGGFAKGGGRR; this is encoded by the exons ATGGCAAAACGAAAAGGAATGAAACCACTTAACTTGGACTGCTCAGACGACAGTGAACCAGAAGAACCCGGCTCTCCTGTGCGAGCCAGTGAGGCAGAACTGAAGAACAGAGTCGTCAAAGTTGCACGTAGACGCCTAACAAAGCAACCACCA GCAGGTGGAGTTTTTGGATCCTTAAGTGCTGCAGCATGTCTCAAGTCGCAACCGCAAATAAATCTGGAATCAACATTTGCATTCCTCAAGAAAGGTGGCACAGGAACGTCGGCGCCGGTTTCTGGCATTGGTGCTTTTAATGCTCTCAACGGGAATTCATCCTCAAATGCAGAGAAAAGTATCCAATCTTCCAAAAGTTCTACTCCGCTCCCTAAAACTGATTCATCTTTTAAAATGGCAAGGACAGACATCGTTGAACCAAGTTTGAAACGTGATAACAATCAACCTCCTGTGAAGTCCAACCAATCTGTGTCAGCCAATGGAGACGAAAA GGTTTCATCGTCTGTAGATGTTAAAGATCTTTGTGCAAAAGATTCAACCAATCCAATCCTTGAgcaggtgaaaattttgaatattgagTGTCTCCAATGGGCTCAACAGCATATCGATGAAGATCCCATGAGTGATCTCAGGCCTGTCTTTAAGGATTacaatcaatattttgaatCGATTCTGCAAGAATATCATAAAGCTGAAGCCAGCAAACCAAAAGAGTC aAATGCATCATCAGAAACTCTAGCCAAGCTTCAAAACCACATCAAGACAAAGAATCAAGCAGAAAATAATAAAGATAGCGATAAAACGGAAGGTTCTAGTTCAAGTAACAATTTTTACAGCCCAGACTCAAATGCTGAGATGAAAAGCAAAATCTCTCAAAGCCTAAATCGCCTTAGCTACTTTTCATCCCTCCTCGATAAAAATAATAGTTCTAGCGAAACAAATTCTGATTCGATACCTACACCTCAGGTTTCATCACCATCCATCCAAAAAGCTCCGGATGCCACTCCAAAAATATCCAACCCGATTAGCTCACCCAAATCCGaatcaaataaaaaagtagAGTTCTCATTTGGTCGTCCCTCTAGTGACTCTCCAAAACCACCAACTTTCCCTATCAGTTCACCCAAATCCGACTCAACTCCAAAAGTAGATTTTTCATTTGGTCGCCCGTCGAGTGATTCACCAAAACTGTCAAATTTTGCTGATTCAGCAGACAAGTCTGCAACCTCTGAAACAGCTGGAGGCAGCTTTTTGAAAATGCCAGCAGTAGCAAACAACTGTTTCTCTAATCCGCAACCACAGTCTTTCACCAACTCAAATTTATTCGCCAAGGATTCGGCTGATTCCAAATCCAAATTCGGGTCTATTTTTGGGAATACAGCTCCCACGCCTTCGATCTTTGGTTCGACTCCCTCACCGTTCGGCTCATCGAAGCACAACTGCGGAGGCTTCGCAAAAGGAGGAGGAAGGAGATGA
- the PIG-S gene encoding GPI transamidase component PIG-S codes for MESKPSKSKEQMDEDSTSRNLRMGAAIAFAFVLLVMGVPLWWKMTEVKRHPLPNARIVALNDISLSIIINVSVHSHDPARTQNIVNGLSNLLNASELFKVNLKPVSLNVNDIDRLDVSALENMKEIHSNDVNSYLLLETSNLPQTAHAVALGAHRTIYFKPSASIEQLHAVFKDVILQEAEMYDSMKAMIEPGFISKSLTSKNRVRTSTNYDVIFSVVSSQPNSVARTWNIRRTLTEFIAPLLEQMSAIAHFNLKSQWLHFIDLEQIAKKNRNDPGPSHILSDKHLPHLISPLEKKLGSGVAKHPCIHFVLYATPCQSNQLYFESPDGSVGAAMLSARWGGIQLLQDSGNVGNCNSTEPYVPNDNQVMSDALSLLRMLLGLQNFSKNALILNSMDARLNLWELDYLIRLRSLEQFAAARLTLNSLARLLNRISNIVITEEVSQAVCESVDAAEKVINNLQSSNASEALKFSKIAFNKAEYAFTHPSLLALLYFPDDQKYAVYIPLFLPIMIPVLLSMKSMRPWFSKKAEKS; via the exons ATGGAATCAAAACCATCAAAGTCTAAGGAGCAAATGGATGAGGACAGCACCAGTA GAAACCTGAGAATGGGTGCTGCTATTGCCTTTGCGTTTGTGCTGTTAGTCATGGGCGTTCCTCTTTGGTGGAAGATGACAGAAGTCAAACGTCATCCGCTTCCTAATGCTCGCATTGTTGCGCTTAATGACATTAGTCTTAGCATCATTATCAATGTTTCAGTCCACTCCCATGATCCAGCTAGAACACAAAACATAGTAAATGGTTTGAGCAACCTTCTCAATGCATCTG aattatttAAGGTTAATTTAAAACCAGTTTCTCTCAATGTGAATGACATTGACAGGCTAGATGTCTCAGCCcttgaaaatatgaaagaaattcACTCAAATGACGTAAATTCATACCTCCTCTTGGAAACCTCCAATCTACCTCAAACTGCCCATGCAGTTGCTTTGGGAGCCCATCggacaatttattttaaaccCTCTGCTT CTATTGAACAGTTACATGCGGTTTTCAAGGATGTTATATTGCAAGAAGCTGAAATGTATGATTCAATGAAAGCTATGATTGAACCGGGCTTTATTTCAAAGAGCTTAACAAGTAAAAACAGAGTTCGCACCTCTACAAATTATGATGTAATTTTCTCTGTTGTTAGCTCACAACCAAATTCAGTTGCAAGAACCTGGAATATTAGACGCACATTGACAG AATTTATCGCTCCATTGCTGGAACAGATGTCAGCAATCGCTCATTTCAACCTGAAATCTCAATGGTTGCATTTTATTGACCTTGAGcaaattgcaaaaaagaacAGGAATGATCCAGGACCCTCCCATATCTTGTCAGACAAACATCTTCCTCACTTGATCTCACCacttgagaaaaaattag GTTCAGGTGTTGCGAAACATCCTTGTATTCATTTTGTACTGTACGCCACTCCATGCCAATCCAACCAGTTATACTTTGAGTCACCAGATGGCTCTGTTGGAGCTGCTATGCTATCTGCTAGATGGGGCGGAATACAGCTTTTACAGGATAGTGGCAATGTTGGCAATTGTAATTCAACGGAACCATATGTGCCAAATGACAATCAAGTAATGTCGGATGCCCTATCATTGCTTCGAATGCTACTTggccttcaaaatttt TCCAAAAATGCTCTCATTCTGAATTCTATGGATGCTCGGCTAAATCTATGGGAATTGGATTATTTAATCAGACTCCGTTCTCTTGAGCAATTTGCTGCTGCCAGGCTTACTTTAAAT TCTCTAGCACGCTTGTTGAACAGAATTTCAAACATAGTAATAACGGAAGAAGTTAGCCAAGCTGTTTGTGAGTCGGTGGATGCTGCtgaaaaagttataaataatTTGCAATCAAGCAATGCAAGTGAAGCTTTAAAATTCAGCAAGATTGCATTTAACAAAGCAGAGTATGCTTTTACTCATCCATCCTTGCTCGCATTGCTATATTTCCCAGATGATCAGAA gtATGCTGTTTACATTCCACTGTTTCTACCAATCATGATACCTGTCTTGTTGTCAATGAAGAGCATGCGTCCATGGTTCAGCAAAAAAGCAGAAAAGTCATAG